Genomic DNA from Mycolicibacterium helvum:
CGTGCCAGCGGGGGTGGCGAGCGTGCATGGGTGGTTTACGCCGATCTCTGTATCGGCGTATGGCCGCCTGCGCGACCTTGAGCTGCCGCCCGGCGTGGGCGTGGCCTTCGGCGCTCCCCGGACAGGTATCGAGGGATTTCGACACACCCACGACGAGGCTCAGCTGAGTGCTCGGGTGACTCCACCAGTGAACAGGCACGCCTGCTTCCCGGATGTGGCAGTCGAAATACTCGTCGCCCAGCGTGACGATCTAGCACGGCGTTTCGTGGAGGACCGGCTGGGCCCGCTGTTGGCACACGAGAGCCGTGACCGGATGCTGGCCACCTTGCAACACTTCGTGGAGACCTCGGGTAGTCCGTCACGGTGCGGGCGCAGGCTGGGGCTACACGCCAACACCGTGACCCAACGCATCCGACGCATCGAGGAGATTCTGGGGCACCCGATCGACCCCGAAGACCTCTCCCTGCGGGTCGCCCTCGCGGTACGACCAGCGCTTCCGAGCGAAACCAATTGAGACCGATGAAGCATCCCGGGTTTGATGCGGACCGCTGAGGAACGGACTGCCGCGACCGACGGCTTCGGATTTTAACAACCCGATCTTCGTCTCGGCAGACCACGAATCCCCCGTATTCACCGGTGGCTCCGTCACTGACATCGGTTGCTGCGCAATCAAACTGAGCCCCTTCGCCCGGTGATCGGCCTTCCTGGGCGAGCGTTTACGACCACCGGGCTGCACATTCTCAATCCCGACGCTCGTTGAAACCGCACTGAAAGCGACGTTTTGGCGATTTCATGCTCTCAGTGCGGTGTGAATGCTCAGATCTTTTTAGTGACCCCGTACCAGGACAGGATCGCGTCGCCCTCGTCGGTGGACTTGGAAAGTGTCGCGTAGGAGCGGATGAACGACTCCCCCACACAACCGTCGATCTTCACGTGGAAGTTGCTGATCGACACCCACGGGCGGTCGCCCTTGTACTCCTTCTTGGTGACCGGAACGATGTTGATGATGCCCGGCTTGAGGCCGACGGTGATAGCGCCGCCGACGCTGCCGCCAATACCGGGCAGCAGACCCTCCGCCGCGTTGTTCGGGAAGTCCAGACCGATGATGCCGAGCGACGTATTGACGCCCATGGTGCCTCCCAATGCGACACCATTGGAGGTGCTCATGTCGATACCGCAGCCGATCTGGTAGCCGACCTCGAACACGCCCTTGGGCACGTCACTGGGTCCGTCGAGCGCGCCGTTGAAGACGCCGCTGACGGTGTATTCGCGCGACGAGATCGCCGTGGTCAGCGGTGCGATCGGCATCTGCACCTCGTCCTTGGCCGAGATCGTCAAGGTCCAGCCGTCGGGCGATTTCGTGCTGATCGGCGGCGTCGACATCACCTTGCCGTCGTCGACCGGCGGAGCGGGCGCGTCTAGGGCAGCGGGGTCGGCGGTGGCCTGCTGGGCCAGATCCGGGGCGCCTGGATCGGGATCGGCCGACGCGGGCACCGCCGTCGCCAACAAGGTGGCCACCAGCGCTATCGGCACCGCACGACGAACAAACACTGCCCGAACGCCTTCCCGGATGCCGTTGGTCCGCCCCGATGCGGAACCCTCGACGCTCCTTTTGGGAACCTACAGGTGGCCCCCATGCCCTGCTAACCGCTTCGAGAACTCCCAGCGTTACGCCAGCGTGACGAGACCGAGCTCGTTGTCGCCGGCCAGCAGGCAGTGATGCGGCAACACCCGCACCGTGTAGCCGAGCGCCCCGGCCAGCGGCAGCGGGGTCGTCGTGGTGAAGATGTCGGTGCCGCCGTCACCGGAACCGGCGTGCGCCATGGCGATGGTGACCGGGTCCTGCAAGGCATCGGCGGCGTCGACGCGGCCGAGCACGGCCTGCACCACCACCTCGTCAGGCTCGAGCCCGGCGAGCTGCACGGTGGCCGTCAGCGTCAGCTCCGACCCCAGCAGCGGAGTGTCCGGCAGGCCGGTGCTGTCCACATCGGTGATCTGGATCTTCGGCCAGGCTTCCTTGGCCCGAAGCCGGTAAGCCGACAGGTCGCGGGCCGCACCGAAGGGCAATCCGTCGACGGGCGCGCTGGTCCGGGCGAACGACTGGGCCGCTGGCGCGTAGTACTTCTCGGTGTAATCGCGCACCATCCGCGACGCGAGCACCTTGGGGCCCAGCTCCTGCAGGGTGTGGCGGACCATCTCGACCCACCGGTTCGGCACACCGTTGTCGTCACGGTCGTAGAACCGCGGCGAGACCGAATTCTCGAGCAGATCGTAGAGAGCGGCGGCCTCCAGGTCATCGCGGCGACCCTCGTCGGCCACGCCGTCGGCTGTCGGTATCTCCCAACCGTTTTCGCCGTCGTACCACTCGTCCCACCAGCCGTCCCGGATGGACAGGTTGAGGCCGCCGTTGAGCGCGCTCTTCATGCCGGACGTGCCGCAGGCCTCCAGCGGTCGCAGCGGATTGTTCAGCCACACATCGCAACCCCAGTACAGCAGGCGCGCCATGGACATGTCGTAGTCGGGCAGAAAGGCGATGCGGTGGCGCACTTCTGGGCGATCGGCGAACTTGACGATCTGCTGGATGAGTGCCTTGCCGGCGTCGTCGGCGGGATGGGACTTGCCGGCCACGATCAGCTGGAGCGGCTTGTCCTCGTCGAGCAGCAACGCCTCGAGGCGTGCCTGGTCACGCAGCATCAGCGTGAGGCGCTTGTAGGTGGGCACCCGACGGGCAAACCCGATGGTCAACACATCAGGATCGAAAGCAGTTGCGATCCAGCCCAGTTCAGCCTCCGAGGCGCCGCGCTCCAGCCAGGACCGGCGCAACCGGAGTCGAACGTCCTCGACCAGCAGCGCACGCAGCTGCGAGCGGATCCACCAGATGTGACCGGTCTCGACTTGTTGCAACCGCTGCCAGACGCTGGGTTCGCGCAGCGCCTCGGTGGAGCCGGCCAGCTCGCGGCCGAGCTGCAACCACTGGGGGGCCGCCCAGGTGGGGCCGTGCACGCCGTTGGTGATCGACCCGATCGGCACCTCGGAAGGGTCGAAGCCGGGCCACAATTCGTCGAACATCATCCGACTGACCCGACCGTGCAGCAGCGACACCCCATTGGCGCGCTGGGCAAGGCGCAGACCCATATGCGCCATGTTGAACTTCGACGGATCGTCCTCGGCCCCGAACGCCAGCACCCGCCCGACCGGAACGCCAGGCAGCAGCCCGGTTTTACCGTCGTCGCCGAAGTAGCGCTGCACCATATCCACCGGAAACCGGTCGATGCCGGCCGGCACCGGGGTGTGCGTGGTGAACACTGTCGCGGACCGCACCAGGGTGAGCGCGGTGTCGAAGTCCAGCTGCTGCTCGGACATGTACTCGCGAATGCGCTCCACGCCGAGGAAGCCGGCGTGGCCTTCGTTCATGTGGAACACATCGGGGGCAGGCAGACCTTCGATCGTGGTGAACGCGCGAATCGCCCGCACCCCGCCGATCCCGGCCAGCAACTCCTGCTTGATGCGGTGTTCCTGGTCGCCGCCGTACAGCCGGTCGGTGACGTTGCGGAGGTCATGCTCGTTTTCCGGGATGTCAGAGTCCAACAGCAGCAGCGGAATCCGACCGACGTGTGCCACCCACACCCGGGCCCGCAACACTTTGGCATCCGGCATCGCGAGCTCCACCAGCACCGGTGCGCCGGCAGCGTCGGCCAGCAACCGCAGTGGCAGCCCCTGCGGGTCCAGCGACGGATAGTTCTCGTGCTGCCAACCGTCGGCGGTCAGCGACTGGCGGAAGTACCCGGACCGGTAGTACAGGCCGACCGCGATCAGCGGCAGACCCAGGTCGGAGGCCGACTTCAGGTGGTCGCCGGCCAGAATGCCCAGACCGCCGGAATAGTTGGGCAGCACTTCGGCGACGCCGAACTCCATCGAGAAGTACGCGATCCCGGTCGGCATTTCCGCGGCGTCCTGCGGCTGGTGCCGCTGAACCTCTTGAAACCACATCGGCCGGTTCAGGTAGTCGTCCAGATCGGCCGCGAGCTGATCGAGGACACCCAAGAACTGCGCGTCGGCGGCCAACTCGTCCAGCCTGGCCGGGTTGACCGCACCGAGCAGGGCTACCGGATCCTGCCCGGTTTGCACCCACAGCTGGGGATCGATCGAGGCGAACAGGTCCTGTGTCGGTTTGTCCCACGACCATCGCAAATTGGTGGAGAGCCGACCGAGTGCTGCGAGCCGATCGGGCAAATGGGCGCGGACCGTGAACCTGCGGAGAGCCTTCACGTGTTCCCACCTTACTGAGATTCGATAGCGCCCACGGCCGACCGCGTGCTTCTTCCCCCCGCATTCACTCGGGCTACTACGGTGTGAATAGAGCGCGATGCGGTTACCCCGAGGAACGAAGACCGACAACGAGAAGACCGACGGAGCCGGCGCGGGGCAGACCACGCCGCACAGGTTCAGGAATGGAGTGGTTGGGTGCCCGGTCGTATCGAGATCGATGACGTCGCGCCCGTCGTGTCCTGCGGCACCTACCCGGCCAAAGCGGTCGTCGGCGAAGTTGTGCCGGTATCGGGGACGGTGTGGCGCGAAGGTCACGACGCGGTGGCAGCGACGTTGGTGGTGCGTTACCTCGGCACGGCCTACCCGCAGCTCGGGCAAAGCCCGGCCCGCCGCGTCAAGGCACTCGAAGGCGCCGATCGGGCCGCGGCGGCTCCGGCCAACCGGATCAAGCCAGCGCTCTACGCGATGGCGACTGGACGCACACCGGATCTGTTTCACGGCCAATTCGTGCCCGACCGGGTGGGGTTGTGGACGTTTCGCATCGATGGGTGGAGTGATCCGATCACCACATGGCGGCACGCTGTCACCGCGAAACTCAACGCCGGTCAAGGCGAATCGGAACTTGACAACGATCTGGTGGTCGGTGCGCGACTGCTGGCGCGAGCGGCCACCGGGGTACCACGTGATCGCCGCACACCGCTGCTTGACGCTGCGGCGGCCTTACGCGAGCCCGGCGACCCGCTGACCCGCGCAGCGTTGGCCCTCTCCCATGAGGTCACCGACCTGCTGGCGCAATATCCGCTACGCGAGCTGGTCACCCGGGGAGCCACTTACGGGGTCTGGGTGGACCGGCCGCTGGCGCGCTGCGGCGCCTGGTACGAGTTGTTCCCGCGTTCCACTGGCGGCCGAGACGAGCGCGGCAGGCCGGTGCACGGCACGTTCACGACCGCCGCTGCCGCGTTGCCACGGATCGCGGGGATGGGATTCAACGTCGTCTACCTGCCACCGATCCACCCGATCGGCAAGGTGCACCGCAAGGGCCGCAACAACAGCGTGACCGCCGAACCCGGCGACGTGGGGTCGCCCTGGGCGATCGGCAGCGACGAGGGTGGTCACGACGCCGTCCACCCCGAGCTGGGGACAATCGACGACTTCGACCGCTTCGTGGCCGCCGCGCGCGACAACTGCCTCGAGGTGGCATTGGATCTTGCGCTGCAGTGCGCCCCGGATCACCCCTGGGCCAAGGACCATCGGCAGTGGTTCACCGAGCTGCCCGACGGCACCATCGCCTACGCGGAGAACCCGCCGAAGAAGTACCAGGACATCTATCCGCTGAACTTCGACAACGATCCCGGCGGCCTCTACGACGAAGTACTGCGCGTGGTGCGGCACTGGATAGACCACGGCGTCAAGATCTTTCGGGTCGACAACCCGCACACCAAGCCACCGAACTTCTGGGCGTGGCTGATCAGTCAGGTCAAATCGGTCGACCCCGATGTGCTGTTCCTCGCTGAGGCGTTCACCCGGCCGGCCCGGTTGAACGGTCTGGCGAAACTCGGCTTCACCCAGTCGTATTCGTACTTCACCTGGCGTACCGCCAAGTGGGAGATCGAGGAGTTCGGCCGCCAGATCGCTGAGCATGCGGATTACACGCGGCCCAACTTGTTCGTCAACACCCCCGACATCCTGCACGAGAGCCTGCAGCAGGGCGGCCCGGGAATGTTCGCGATCCGGGCCGTTCTGGCCTCGACAATGGGCACGTCATGGGGGGTGTACTCGGGCTTCGAGCTGTTCGAACACCTGCCGGTGCGCGCGGGCAGCGAGGAATACCTGGACTCCGAGAAGTACGAACTGCGACCGCGAGACTTCGAGGGCGCGCTGGAGCAGGGACTCTCCCTGGAGCCATTCCTTCGGCGCCTCAACGAGATCCGCCACGTCCACCCGGCGTTGTGTCAGATGCGCACCATCATGTTCCACCACGTCGACAACGACGCACTGCTGGCCTACAGCAAGTTCGATCCGGTGTCCGGCGACACCGTGCTGGTAGTGGTGACACTGAACGCCTTCGGC
This window encodes:
- the glgP gene encoding alpha-glucan family phosphorylase, whose translation is MKALRRFTVRAHLPDRLAALGRLSTNLRWSWDKPTQDLFASIDPQLWVQTGQDPVALLGAVNPARLDELAADAQFLGVLDQLAADLDDYLNRPMWFQEVQRHQPQDAAEMPTGIAYFSMEFGVAEVLPNYSGGLGILAGDHLKSASDLGLPLIAVGLYYRSGYFRQSLTADGWQHENYPSLDPQGLPLRLLADAAGAPVLVELAMPDAKVLRARVWVAHVGRIPLLLLDSDIPENEHDLRNVTDRLYGGDQEHRIKQELLAGIGGVRAIRAFTTIEGLPAPDVFHMNEGHAGFLGVERIREYMSEQQLDFDTALTLVRSATVFTTHTPVPAGIDRFPVDMVQRYFGDDGKTGLLPGVPVGRVLAFGAEDDPSKFNMAHMGLRLAQRANGVSLLHGRVSRMMFDELWPGFDPSEVPIGSITNGVHGPTWAAPQWLQLGRELAGSTEALREPSVWQRLQQVETGHIWWIRSQLRALLVEDVRLRLRRSWLERGASEAELGWIATAFDPDVLTIGFARRVPTYKRLTLMLRDQARLEALLLDEDKPLQLIVAGKSHPADDAGKALIQQIVKFADRPEVRHRIAFLPDYDMSMARLLYWGCDVWLNNPLRPLEACGTSGMKSALNGGLNLSIRDGWWDEWYDGENGWEIPTADGVADEGRRDDLEAAALYDLLENSVSPRFYDRDDNGVPNRWVEMVRHTLQELGPKVLASRMVRDYTEKYYAPAAQSFARTSAPVDGLPFGAARDLSAYRLRAKEAWPKIQITDVDSTGLPDTPLLGSELTLTATVQLAGLEPDEVVVQAVLGRVDAADALQDPVTIAMAHAGSGDGGTDIFTTTTPLPLAGALGYTVRVLPHHCLLAGDNELGLVTLA
- a CDS encoding alpha-1,4-glucan--maltose-1-phosphate maltosyltransferase — encoded protein: MPGRIEIDDVAPVVSCGTYPAKAVVGEVVPVSGTVWREGHDAVAATLVVRYLGTAYPQLGQSPARRVKALEGADRAAAAPANRIKPALYAMATGRTPDLFHGQFVPDRVGLWTFRIDGWSDPITTWRHAVTAKLNAGQGESELDNDLVVGARLLARAATGVPRDRRTPLLDAAAALREPGDPLTRAALALSHEVTDLLAQYPLRELVTRGATYGVWVDRPLARCGAWYELFPRSTGGRDERGRPVHGTFTTAAAALPRIAGMGFNVVYLPPIHPIGKVHRKGRNNSVTAEPGDVGSPWAIGSDEGGHDAVHPELGTIDDFDRFVAAARDNCLEVALDLALQCAPDHPWAKDHRQWFTELPDGTIAYAENPPKKYQDIYPLNFDNDPGGLYDEVLRVVRHWIDHGVKIFRVDNPHTKPPNFWAWLISQVKSVDPDVLFLAEAFTRPARLNGLAKLGFTQSYSYFTWRTAKWEIEEFGRQIAEHADYTRPNLFVNTPDILHESLQQGGPGMFAIRAVLASTMGTSWGVYSGFELFEHLPVRAGSEEYLDSEKYELRPRDFEGALEQGLSLEPFLRRLNEIRHVHPALCQMRTIMFHHVDNDALLAYSKFDPVSGDTVLVVVTLNAFGAEEGTLWLDMAALGMHPYDRFWVRDEITGEEYQWGESNYVRLEPSRAVAHIMNMPLIPQEQRAILLRRE
- a CDS encoding MspA family porin, with the translated sequence MFVRRAVPIALVATLLATAVPASADPDPGAPDLAQQATADPAALDAPAPPVDDGKVMSTPPISTKSPDGWTLTISAKDEVQMPIAPLTTAISSREYTVSGVFNGALDGPSDVPKGVFEVGYQIGCGIDMSTSNGVALGGTMGVNTSLGIIGLDFPNNAAEGLLPGIGGSVGGAITVGLKPGIINIVPVTKKEYKGDRPWVSISNFHVKIDGCVGESFIRSYATLSKSTDEGDAILSWYGVTKKI